The Canis aureus isolate CA01 chromosome 24, VMU_Caureus_v.1.0, whole genome shotgun sequence genome includes a window with the following:
- the LOC144295789 gene encoding DNA-directed RNA polymerases I and III subunit RPAC2 translates to MEEDQELERKISGLKTSMAEGERKTALEMVQAAGTDRHCVTFVLHEEDHTLGNSLRYMIMKNPEVEFCGYTTTHPSESKINLRIQTRGALPAVEPFQRGLNELMNVCQHVLDKFEASIKEYKDQKASRNESTF, encoded by the exons ATGGAAGAGGACCAGGAGCTGGAGAG aAAAATATCTGGATTGAAGACCTCAATGGCTGAAGGCGAGAGGAAGACAGCCCTGGAAATGGTCCAGGCAGCTGGAACAGATAGACACTGTGTGACATTTGTATTGCACGAAGAGGACCATACCCTAGGAAATTCTCTTCGTTACATGATCATGAAGAACCCGGAAGTGGAATTTTGTGGTTACACTACAACCCATCCTTCAGAGAGCAAAATTAATTTGCGCATTCAGACTCGAGGTGCTCTTCCAGCTGTTGAGCCATTTCAGAGAGGCTTGAATGAGCTCATGAATGTCTGCCAACATGTGCTTGACAAGTTTGAGGCCAGCATAAAGGAATATAAGGATCAAAAAGCAAGCAGAAATGAATCCACATTCTAG